In a single window of the Mugil cephalus isolate CIBA_MC_2020 chromosome 6, CIBA_Mcephalus_1.1, whole genome shotgun sequence genome:
- the rfc4 gene encoding replication factor C subunit 4 translates to MQAFLKGATIQTARPQKDKAGPSSEKKAKAIPWVEKYRPKCVDEVAFQEEVVAVLKKSLEGADLPNLLFYGPPGTGKTSTILAAARDLYGPELYRQRVLELNASDERGIQVIRDKVKNFAQLTVAGTRSDGKPCPPFKIVILDEADSMTGPAQAALRRTMEKESRTTRFCLICNYISRIIEPLTSRCSKFRFKPLANKIQEERLLEICDKENLKYTKESIAALVKVSEGDLRKAITFLQSAARLNVNKEIAESSITEIAGVVPSKVIDNLLQLSLTGTFEKLDIAIRNIVDEGYAASQILTQLHESVIEGDLNDKQKSAITEKMAVVDKCLADGADEYLQLLSLCSVIMQQSSQN, encoded by the exons ATGCAGGCCTTTTTGAAAGGAGCGACTATCCAGACAGCCAGACCTCAGAAAGACAAGGCAGGGCCCAGTTCAGAGAAGAAAGCCAAGGCAATTCCCTGGGTAGAGAAATA CCGGCCAAAGTGTGTGGATGAGGTCGCCTTTCAGGAGGAGGTTGTAGCAGTGCTGAAGAAGTCTCTCGAGGGAGCAGAT CTTCCAAACTTGCTGTTCTATGGCCCCCCGGGAACAGGAAAGACCTCGACCATCTTAGCCGCTGCCAGAGACCTTTATGG TCCAGAGCTGTACAGGCAGAGGGTGCTGGAGCTTAATGCCTCCGATGAACGAGGCATCCAGGTCATCAGAGATAAAGTCAAGAACTTCGctcagctcactgtggctgggACCCGCTCGGA CGGGAAGCCGTGTCCTCCGTTCAAGATAGTCATCCTTGACGAGGCGGACTCCATGACGGGGCCGGCTCAGGCCGCCCTCAGGCGGACGATGGAGAAGGAGTCTCGCACCACCCGCTTCTGTCTCATCTGTAACTACATAAGCAG GATTATCGAACCTCTTACCTCCAGATGTTCCAAGTTTCGCTTCAAACCTCTGGCCAATAAAATCCAAGAAGAGCGCTTGTTAGAGATCTGTGACAAGGAGAACCTCAAATACACCAAAGag AGTATAGCAGCGTTGGTGAAGGTGTCTGAGGGAGATCTACGGAAAGCCATCACGTTTCTCCAGAGCGCTGCACGTCTCAACGTCAACAAAGAAATTGCAGAGAGCAGTATCACGGAAATAGCTGGG GTTGTCCCTTCGAAAGTGATTGACAACCTGCTCCAGCTAAGCCTCACGGGAACCTTTGAGAAATTAGACATAGCTATCAGG AACATAGTGGATGAAGGGTACGCGGCCTCGCAGATCCTGACTCAGCTCCACGAATCTGTCATAGAGGGAGACCTGAACGACAAGCAGAAGTCGGCCATCACGGAGAAGATGGCG GTTGTGGATAAGTGCCTGGCAGACGGTGCAGACGAGTACCTCCAGTTGTTGAGCCTGTGTTCGGTCATCATGCAGCAGTCATCCCAGAACTAA